One window from the genome of Deltaproteobacteria bacterium encodes:
- a CDS encoding selenium-binding protein, translated as MRARTLIASFALLLASSAVADETCQSPYLPKVTGQEDFIYVWTVGIEGLGDGSDKLVTVGANPALPGYGKAISSVSVGGRHEAHHGGFTDDRKQLWLGGLDTSQIFIFDVATDPARPKLVKTITDFEKATGGIVGPHTFYAIPGRMLITGVSSSDGSGKTGIVEYNNAGEHVRTIWMPKGAEYGYDGRVNANLNRLLTTAFTGKKNYMRALGDLIKDPEAMKNFGNTAVLWDFHARKPLQIFQMPGAPLEVRWALQPRHHYAFTSTALESKIWLVARKDDGTFEALPVADVGDPSKTPLLVDLSLTADDRFLFASTFLDGTVRVFDVSEPRKPRQVYEKKIGPQVNMVSQSWDGERVYFTSSLLANWDGTGGEDAQFLKAYGWDGAKLEPRFEIDFRAEKLGRAHLMNFGQRGFWSARGAGEKVVAGE; from the coding sequence ATGCGCGCCCGAACCCTGATCGCGAGCTTCGCCCTGCTTCTCGCCAGCTCCGCCGTCGCGGACGAGACCTGCCAGTCGCCGTATCTGCCCAAGGTGACCGGACAGGAGGACTTCATCTACGTGTGGACGGTCGGGATCGAGGGGCTCGGCGACGGCTCCGACAAGCTCGTGACCGTCGGCGCGAATCCCGCCCTGCCCGGCTACGGAAAGGCGATCTCGAGCGTGTCGGTGGGCGGCCGGCACGAGGCGCACCACGGCGGCTTCACCGACGACCGCAAGCAGCTCTGGCTCGGCGGACTCGACACGAGCCAGATCTTCATCTTCGACGTCGCGACCGACCCGGCCAGGCCGAAGCTGGTGAAGACGATCACCGACTTCGAGAAGGCGACCGGCGGCATCGTCGGCCCCCACACCTTCTACGCGATTCCCGGCCGGATGCTGATCACCGGAGTCTCGAGTTCCGATGGCTCCGGAAAGACGGGAATCGTCGAGTACAACAACGCGGGCGAGCACGTCCGCACGATCTGGATGCCGAAGGGCGCGGAGTACGGCTACGACGGGCGCGTGAACGCGAACCTGAACCGGCTGCTCACCACCGCATTCACGGGCAAGAAGAACTACATGCGCGCGCTCGGCGATCTGATCAAGGATCCCGAGGCGATGAAGAACTTCGGGAACACGGCGGTGCTCTGGGACTTCCACGCGCGAAAGCCGCTGCAGATCTTCCAGATGCCCGGCGCGCCGCTCGAGGTGCGCTGGGCGCTGCAGCCGCGGCACCACTACGCGTTCACGTCGACCGCGCTCGAGTCGAAGATCTGGCTGGTGGCGCGCAAGGACGACGGCACGTTCGAGGCGCTGCCCGTGGCCGATGTCGGTGACCCGTCGAAGACGCCGCTTCTGGTCGATCTGAGCCTCACCGCGGACGACCGGTTCCTGTTCGCCTCGACGTTCCTCGACGGCACGGTACGCGTCTTCGACGTCTCCGAGCCGCGCAAGCCCAGGCAGGTATACGAAAAGAAGATCGGGCCGCAGGTCAACATGGTCTCGCAGAGCTGGGACGGCGAGCGCGTGTACTTCACGTCCAGCCTGCTCGCGAACTGGGACGGCACGGGAGGCGAGGACGCGCAGTTCCTGAAGGCGTACGGCTGGGACGGCGCGAAGCTCGAGCCGCGCTTCGAGATCGACTTCCGCGCCGAGAAGCTCGGCCGCGCGCACCTGATGAATTTCGGCCAGCGCGGATTCTGGAGCGCGCGCGGTGCGGGCGAGAAGGTGGTGGCCGGCGAGTAG
- a CDS encoding 4Fe-4S dicluster domain-containing protein, which translates to MARSGHFYIDETCIGCGACEHACPGKVDAIYAVAGDFLGRFAIVLDDCIDCGKCVPLCPAASIHDARSEGVIEGSGGYTRIKELQAWARERAE; encoded by the coding sequence GTGGCGCGAAGCGGGCACTTCTACATAGACGAGACCTGCATCGGCTGCGGCGCCTGCGAGCACGCGTGCCCGGGAAAAGTCGACGCGATCTACGCGGTCGCGGGCGACTTCCTGGGCCGCTTCGCGATCGTGCTCGACGACTGCATCGACTGCGGGAAGTGCGTCCCGCTCTGTCCGGCCGCGTCGATCCACGACGCGCGAAGCGAGGGCGTGATCGAGGGCAGCGGCGGCTACACGCGGATCAAGGAGCTCCAGGCCTGGGCGCGCGAGCGCGCGGAGTAG
- a CDS encoding alpha/beta hydrolase: MVRMLRLFGAAGLHTLHARLRHGPRRASWSFGFEWTVRYLRADWDDSADWSPARLRADMDRRPYPSVFARRSRQEPISLGGVPALRVVPPGARAGAAILYFHGGSYAYGSARTTHAELLARLAVASGVEVVGVDYRLAPEHRYPAQLEDACAAFDALVGAGTPPGAIVVAGDSAGGNLAIALQLALRDLGRPQAAGAALVSPWVDLTLPGASYTENDRFDFGTRGVLARQAADFAGEIPLDDPRVSPTYAELAGLSPTLITVGELEIPRDDILLFAARLERAGVEVALHVAKDMPHNAPVFAALHPEGLAALEAVARFARERLA; the protein is encoded by the coding sequence ATGGTTCGCATGCTTCGTCTGTTCGGAGCAGCCGGGTTGCACACGCTCCACGCCCGGCTGCGGCACGGCCCGAGAAGAGCGTCGTGGTCGTTCGGCTTCGAGTGGACGGTCCGCTACCTGCGCGCGGACTGGGACGATTCGGCGGACTGGTCGCCGGCTCGCCTGCGCGCGGACATGGACCGGCGGCCGTACCCGAGCGTCTTCGCGAGGCGATCGCGGCAAGAGCCGATCTCGCTCGGCGGCGTTCCGGCGCTGCGCGTCGTGCCGCCGGGGGCGCGCGCGGGGGCGGCGATTCTCTACTTCCACGGAGGGTCCTACGCGTACGGGTCGGCGCGGACGACACACGCGGAGCTGCTCGCGCGGCTCGCGGTCGCGAGCGGCGTCGAGGTCGTCGGCGTGGACTACCGACTCGCGCCCGAGCACCGCTACCCGGCACAGCTCGAGGACGCGTGCGCCGCGTTCGATGCGCTCGTGGGCGCGGGCACGCCGCCGGGCGCGATCGTGGTCGCAGGCGACTCGGCGGGCGGGAATCTCGCGATCGCGCTGCAGCTCGCGCTTCGCGATCTGGGCCGGCCTCAGGCGGCTGGCGCGGCGCTCGTCTCGCCGTGGGTCGACCTGACCCTGCCCGGCGCGTCCTACACCGAGAACGATCGCTTCGACTTCGGCACGCGAGGGGTGCTCGCGCGGCAGGCGGCGGACTTCGCGGGGGAAATCCCGCTCGACGATCCGCGCGTCTCGCCAACGTACGCGGAGCTTGCGGGACTCTCGCCGACCCTGATCACGGTCGGCGAGCTTGAGATTCCGCGCGACGACATCCTGCTCTTTGCGGCGCGACTCGAGCGGGCCGGCGTCGAGGTCGCGCTGCACGTCGCGAAGGACATGCCACACAACGCGCCGGTCTTCGCCGCGCTCCACCCGGAGGGCCTCGCGGCGCTGGAGGCCGTGGCGCGCTTCGCGCGCGAGCGACTGGCCTGA
- a CDS encoding ferritin-like domain-containing protein has translation MAEPIRVHELPTLPTDIPLHEAELSQYEERYRGGLRRWSEILQRNAERMHAGKYSLHWLNDDGENWGRRAKPSSRGLTYTDINQIPGYGTVPEVADWLNFAPRGAVRDPYRDEMPIIDDYTVLDGRELWAENVITLYEEAKARQWNATRDIEWKELEKLPDDLEKATCQLYTFLTEVEFVAGDFPAKWLVRIPQDFLEVKSFLTTQIMDEARHQEVFRKRAIAGGGLRHSSPGFEWALKAILDAPTHTMGTFLLNVLGEGLVLSVFRSGEMIAKTHVDKEIFRRCLQDEARHVSYGVMQLKWYLDHHSDRAGALEELHRFADVGEQVILTAFTEAALVEPVAVLLGGGIDKIDQGMQGFTKLWSMFMEEYLQRCERAGFDRRGRIKLPTVAPWGGR, from the coding sequence ATGGCCGAACCCATTCGCGTCCACGAGCTGCCGACCCTTCCCACCGACATCCCTCTGCACGAGGCGGAGCTGTCCCAGTACGAGGAGCGCTACCGCGGGGGCCTGCGCCGCTGGAGCGAGATCCTGCAGCGCAACGCCGAGCGGATGCACGCCGGCAAGTACTCCCTGCACTGGCTGAACGACGACGGCGAGAACTGGGGTCGCCGCGCCAAGCCCTCCTCGCGCGGCCTGACCTACACCGACATCAACCAGATCCCCGGCTACGGCACGGTGCCCGAGGTCGCCGACTGGCTGAACTTCGCGCCACGTGGCGCGGTCCGCGATCCCTACCGCGACGAGATGCCGATCATCGACGACTACACGGTGCTCGACGGCCGCGAGCTCTGGGCCGAGAACGTGATCACGCTCTACGAGGAGGCGAAGGCGCGCCAGTGGAACGCGACGCGCGACATCGAGTGGAAGGAGCTCGAGAAGCTGCCGGACGACCTCGAGAAGGCGACCTGCCAGCTCTACACGTTCCTAACCGAGGTCGAGTTCGTGGCCGGCGATTTCCCGGCCAAGTGGCTGGTGCGGATCCCGCAGGACTTCCTCGAGGTGAAGAGCTTCCTCACCACCCAGATCATGGACGAGGCGCGACACCAGGAGGTGTTCCGGAAGCGCGCGATCGCGGGTGGCGGCCTGCGGCACTCCTCGCCCGGGTTCGAGTGGGCGCTGAAGGCCATCCTCGACGCGCCCACGCACACGATGGGCACGTTCCTGCTGAACGTGCTCGGTGAGGGCTTGGTTCTCTCGGTGTTCCGTTCCGGCGAGATGATCGCCAAGACGCACGTCGACAAGGAGATCTTCCGGCGCTGCCTGCAAGACGAGGCGCGCCACGTCTCGTACGGCGTGATGCAGCTCAAGTGGTATCTCGATCACCACTCCGATCGCGCGGGCGCGCTGGAGGAGCTGCACCGCTTCGCCGACGTCGGCGAGCAGGTGATCCTCACCGCGTTCACCGAGGCCGCGCTGGTCGAGCCGGTCGCGGTGCTGCTGGGCGGGGGAATCGACAAGATCGATCAGGGCATGCAGGGCTTCACCAAGCTGTGGAGCATGTTCATGGAGGAGTACCTGCAGCGCTGCGAACGCGCCGGCTTCGACCGGCGCGGTCGCATCAAGCTGCCCACCGTCGCGCCGTGGGGAGGGCGCTAG
- a CDS encoding histidine phosphatase family protein has translation MPAAHRHARDRLSVAGQGGIRADGHELVGAVAEPLDPDRPHVDEVLLSGHLGQIRRLAGLVRDGGAGEKQGEARDQGSGAHRGSSGEAASYRRRPEGGRRPYGDSRRKPLRWRAVDLLLIRHGLPLRVERDDGLPADPPLSPEGREQAESVARWLAHESIDRIVSSPLLRAMETAAPLAAALGLEVEIEPRVAEFDRDSALYVPLEELRRSDYPAWKAFMANGYGGGVPIEVFASEVRAALDACISRNRGRRVAVFCHGGVINVFASQVLGIARPLFFQPVYTSINRFAAASSGERSVVALNEIAHLEAPRRVGRG, from the coding sequence GTGCCGGCCGCCCACCGACACGCTCGAGATCGCCTTTCCGTAGCCGGGCAGGGCGGGATTCGCGCCGACGGTCACGAGCTTGTCGGAGCCGTCGCCGAGCCCCTCGATCCCGACCGTCCACACGTAGATGAAGTCCTCCTGTCCGGTCACCTTGGGCAGATACGGCGACTGGCAGGTCTCGTCCGCGACGGCGGAGCTGGCGAGAAGCAGGGCGAAGCTCGCGATCAGGGTTCGGGCGCGCATCGTGGGTCCTCCGGTGAAGCCGCATCCTACCGCCGGCGGCCGGAAGGTGGGAGACGGCCGTACGGTGATTCGCGCCGGAAGCCGCTACGCTGGCGCGCCGTGGACCTGCTGCTGATCCGTCACGGCCTGCCGCTGCGCGTCGAGCGAGACGACGGCCTTCCCGCCGACCCGCCGCTCTCGCCGGAAGGACGCGAGCAAGCCGAGAGCGTCGCGCGCTGGCTCGCCCACGAGTCGATCGACCGGATCGTGTCGAGCCCGCTGCTGCGCGCGATGGAGACGGCGGCGCCGCTCGCCGCGGCGCTCGGGCTCGAGGTCGAGATCGAGCCGCGCGTCGCGGAGTTCGATCGCGACAGCGCCCTCTACGTTCCGCTCGAGGAGCTCCGGCGCAGCGACTACCCGGCGTGGAAGGCGTTCATGGCGAACGGCTACGGCGGGGGCGTGCCGATCGAGGTCTTCGCCTCCGAGGTTCGCGCGGCGCTCGACGCCTGCATCTCGCGAAATCGCGGCCGCCGCGTGGCGGTGTTCTGCCACGGCGGCGTGATCAACGTCTTCGCGTCGCAGGTGCTCGGCATCGCGCGCCCGCTCTTCTTCCAGCCGGTCTACACGAGCATCAACCGCTTCGCGGCGGCGTCCTCGGGCGAGCGCAGCGTCGTCGCGCTGAACGAGATCGCGCACCTCGAGGCGCCGCGCCGGGTCGGACGCGGCTAG
- a CDS encoding TetR/AcrR family transcriptional regulator: MKARTRASRLDPSERRARLLAHALGVFGRRGLAAGRHAEIARESGVAVSTVFVYFPTRAELVGAVLDEVEQFYVGMVERVLALELPAPRVLLALATAFADSVDEHPEYARLWLEWSAAIRDEVWPRFIAFQDRLTARVARIVERGKSEGTVAASVDAEEDARVIVAAAPVVAQMKFSGRSPEQVARFLRTVVETTLGPLGAERPR; the protein is encoded by the coding sequence ATGAAAGCCAGGACCCGGGCGAGTCGCCTCGATCCCTCGGAGCGCAGGGCCCGGCTGCTCGCGCACGCGCTCGGGGTCTTCGGCCGTCGCGGCCTTGCCGCCGGACGGCACGCGGAGATCGCCCGCGAGAGCGGGGTCGCGGTCTCGACGGTGTTCGTCTACTTCCCGACCCGCGCCGAGCTCGTCGGCGCGGTTCTCGATGAGGTCGAGCAGTTCTACGTCGGGATGGTCGAGCGCGTGCTCGCGCTCGAGCTCCCCGCGCCGCGTGTCCTGCTCGCGCTGGCCACCGCGTTCGCCGATTCGGTGGACGAGCATCCCGAGTACGCGCGGCTCTGGCTGGAGTGGAGCGCGGCGATCCGCGACGAGGTCTGGCCGCGGTTCATCGCGTTCCAGGATCGCCTGACCGCGCGCGTCGCGCGCATCGTGGAGCGCGGCAAGTCGGAAGGCACGGTGGCGGCCAGCGTCGATGCCGAAGAGGATGCGCGCGTGATCGTGGCGGCCGCGCCCGTCGTCGCGCAGATGAAGTTCTCGGGACGCTCCCCGGAGCAGGTCGCGCGCTTCCTGCGCACGGTGGTCGAGACCACCCTGGGGCCGCTGGGCGCCGAGCGCCCCCGCTGA
- a CDS encoding carbon-nitrogen hydrolase family protein, with the protein MGDEFRDFTLAAVQAAPVYLDRDASVDKACVLIDQAGARGADLAVFGETWISGYASFGAWPEHRAFRGALQRFIQNGVEIPSPATDALCAAARRAGIDVAIGVAERDATTHGSIYCTLLFIGREGRILGKHRKLKPTFYERSVWGEGDGSTLRLYERPYGKLGGLNCWEHQMVLPGYALIAQGLQVHAGAWPGWTETRQEILSRAFAMQACAYVVMTGSVLLPERIPDELREVVRPMNGHSAIIGPSGDVLAGPLLDAEGILTAKANLGQIAYLKMIADHAGHYTRPDVFDFRVNARPKQVAVFEGREDAALPAEVRAAIQAGLASGEIRTERDLRGAFEDLAIAPGGSRRARA; encoded by the coding sequence ATGGGGGACGAGTTCCGGGACTTCACGCTCGCGGCGGTGCAGGCGGCTCCCGTCTACCTCGACCGCGATGCCAGCGTCGACAAGGCCTGCGTCCTGATCGACCAGGCGGGAGCGAGGGGCGCGGACCTGGCGGTGTTCGGAGAGACCTGGATCTCGGGCTACGCGAGCTTCGGCGCCTGGCCCGAGCACCGCGCGTTCCGCGGCGCGCTGCAGCGCTTCATCCAGAACGGCGTCGAGATCCCCTCGCCCGCGACCGACGCGCTCTGCGCCGCAGCGCGCCGTGCGGGAATCGACGTGGCGATCGGGGTCGCGGAGCGCGACGCCACGACGCACGGGTCGATCTACTGCACGCTCCTGTTCATCGGGCGCGAGGGGCGGATCCTCGGCAAGCACCGCAAGCTCAAGCCGACCTTCTACGAGCGCAGCGTCTGGGGCGAGGGTGACGGCAGCACGCTGCGCCTCTACGAGCGGCCCTACGGAAAGCTCGGCGGTCTGAACTGCTGGGAGCACCAGATGGTGCTCCCCGGCTACGCGCTGATCGCGCAGGGGCTGCAGGTCCACGCCGGAGCCTGGCCCGGCTGGACCGAGACGCGGCAGGAGATCCTCTCGCGCGCCTTCGCCATGCAGGCCTGCGCGTACGTGGTGATGACCGGGTCGGTGCTGCTCCCGGAGCGGATTCCCGACGAGCTTCGCGAGGTGGTCCGGCCGATGAACGGTCACTCGGCGATCATCGGCCCGAGCGGCGACGTGCTCGCGGGGCCGCTGCTCGACGCGGAGGGAATTCTCACGGCGAAGGCCAATCTGGGGCAGATCGCGTACCTGAAGATGATCGCCGACCACGCCGGTCACTACACGCGTCCCGACGTGTTCGACTTCCGCGTGAACGCGCGCCCGAAGCAGGTGGCCGTGTTCGAGGGCCGAGAGGACGCGGCGCTTCCCGCAGAGGTCCGCGCTGCGATCCAGGCCGGGCTCGCGAGCGGCGAGATCCGCACCGAGCGCGATCTGCGCGGCGCGTTCGAGGACCTCGCGATCGCGCCGGGCGGTTCGCGCCGGGCGCGCGCCTAG